A stretch of Camelina sativa cultivar DH55 chromosome 18, Cs, whole genome shotgun sequence DNA encodes these proteins:
- the LOC104763541 gene encoding putative glucose-6-phosphate 1-epimerase has protein sequence MALGTEGELTLTSRIRNTNSDGKPFTFTFAYHTYFSVSDISEVRVEGLETLDYLDNLKNRERFTEQGDAITFESEIDKIYLSTPTKIAILDHEKKRTFVIRKDGLADAVVWNPWDKKSKTISDLGDEDYKHFLCVEAAAIERPITLKPGEEWKGRLELSAVPSSYSSGQLDPKKVLE, from the exons CCTTGGGGACCGAAGGAGAATTAACTCTGACATCCCGTATCAGAAACACAAACTCTGATGGAAAGCCGTTTACATTCACATTTGCTTATCACACCTATTTCTCTGTCTCAGACATCAG TGAAGTTCGGGTTGAAGGATTGGAAACGTTGGATTATCTTGACAACTTAAAGAACAGAGAACGATTTACTGAACAAGGCGACGCAATAACTTTTGAATCTGAA ATTGACAAGATTTATCTAAGCACGCCTACAAAGATTGCCATTCTGGACCACGAGAAAAAGAGGACTTTCGTTATTCGCAAGGACGGGCTTGCTGATGCTG TGGTGTGGAATCCTTGGGATAAGAAATCAAAGACGATCTCTGACTTGGGAGATGAAGACTATAAGCATTTTCTTTGTGTGGAAGCTGCAGCTATCGAGAGACCGATCACATTGAAACCCGGTGAAGAATGGAAGGGAAGACTCGAACTCTCAGCAGTTCCTTCTAGTTACTCCAGTGGACAGCTTGACCCCAAGAAAGTCCTTGAGTGA
- the LOC104761811 gene encoding uncharacterized protein LOC104761811 isoform X1, with amino-acid sequence MESYGDLINNNKVFLDDGNYGFWKSRIKSIIGGIDRLAWKTVLEKWEEPTIKDESSNRIPKPEADWTDEEHKKSKYNSRALSAIHCSVGMKQFDLIQGCEIAKEAWDILQIQYEGTTKVQSSRKDMLASRFENLRMEEHESISDFSSKLSALAQEALTLGKTYKDQKLVKKFLRCLPSRFMGYKTALTVSHDLDSLSYGEVVGMLQAHEMELNGIKKPKGIALTVSRDTSDQGEEDVVSLLVRRFDRALRRIEQGNSQKKTGVFKKNQ; translated from the coding sequence ATGGAGAGCTACGGAGATCtgatcaacaataacaaagttTTCTTGGATGATGGAAACTATGGGTTTTGgaaatcaagaatcaaatctATCATAGGAGGTATTGATCGTCTTGCTTGGAAGACTGTTCTGGAAAAGTGGGAGGAACCGACGATCAAGGACGAGTCAAGCAATCGAATTCCCAAACCCGAAGCCGACTGGACTGATGAAGAACATAAGAAATCCAAGTACAATTCAAGAGCATTGAGTGCTATTCATTGCAGTGTAGGAATGAAGCAGTTCGATCTAATTCAGGGGTGTGAAATTGCTAAGGAAGCTTGGGATATTCTGCAAATCCAGTATGAAGGAACCACAAAAGTGCAAAGCTCAAGAAAAGACATGCTGGCTTCACGATTCGAAAATCTAAGGATGGAAGAACACGAATCAATATCAGACTTTAGTTCAAAGTTAAGTGCGCTAGCTCAGGAAGCATTAACTCTTGGAAAGACTTATAAGGATCAAAAGCTGGTCAAGAAGTTTCTAAGGTGTCTACCTTCAAGGTTCATGGGATACAAGACTGCACTAACTGTTTCACATGATCTAGACAGTCTTAGTTATGGTGAAGTGGTTGGAATGCTGCAAGCTCACGAGATGGAGCTTAATggaattaagaaaccaaaaggtATAGCCTTAACGGTTAGCAGAGACACATcagatcaaggagaagaagatgttgtgaGTTTATTAGTAAGAAGATTTGATCGTGC